The Synchiropus splendidus isolate RoL2022-P1 chromosome 1, RoL_Sspl_1.0, whole genome shotgun sequence genome includes a window with the following:
- the serbp1a gene encoding SERPINE1 mRNA binding protein 1a isoform X4 yields the protein MPGQMQEGFGCAITNRFDQLFDDESDPFELLKQAETKKKEALAAGPVKTAAQTAKPAKKESQKDRKAPLADKKEEAQAPVPLKKDGPGMRRMGRKPEGDGPRPQGGQGEGRPPTDRRPADRRPPRRFERPAGEAGEKPEGGEFSVEKPVGDRPMRGRGGGRGGRGGRGRGMGRGDGFDSRGKREFDRHSGSDRSMKGEDKRGGSGSHNWGNVKDELNELDTSNVTEENPEGEEHPPADTENKENEAEEMKEEGPKEMSLDEWKAMQDKERAKVEFNIRKANEGADWNKGFVLHKSKAAGKGGELIDTEADDSKLEEDHHFRKPANDITSQLEINFGDLGRPGRGRGGPRGGRGGRGRGGPDAPRPMRGGRTDKSSASVPNVDDPEAFPALA from the exons ATGCCCGGACAAATGCAAGAAGGTTTTGGCTGCGCCATAACCAATAGATTCGACCAGTTATTTGACGATGAGTCGGATCCGTTTGAGCTGCTGAAGCAAGCTGAAACGAAGaagaaggaggctctggctgcTGGTCCCGTCAAGACCGCGGCTCAAACAGCCAAGCCAGCCAAGAAGGAGTCTCAAAAGGACCGGAAGGCTCCACTAGCTGACAAGAAGGAGGAGGCCCAGGCACCTGTTCCTCTCAAGAAAGATG GACCCGGCATGAGGAGAATGGGCCGTAAGCCGGAGGGCGACGGTCCCAGGCCCCAGGGCGGCCAGGGAGAGGGACGACCCCCCACAGACAGACGACCGGCTGACAGGCGGCCACCCCGTCGCTTCGAGAGGCCGGCTGGTGAGGCTGGCGAGAAGCCCGAGGGAGGCGAGTTCTCAGTGGAGAA ACCTGTTGGCGACAGGCCAATGAGAGGACGCGGTGGCGGCAGAGGTGGCCGTGGAGGCCGAGGACGTGGAATGGGTCGCGGCGATGGCTTTGATTCAAGAGGAAAACGTGAATTTGACCGACACAGTGGCAGTGACCGATC TATGAAAGGTGAAGACAAACGTGGTGGAAGTGGATCGCACAACTGGGGAAACGTCAAGGACGAACTCAA TGAACTTGACACATCAAATGTCACTGAAGAAAACCCTGAGGGAGAGGAGCATCCGCCTGCTGACACTGAGAACAA GGAGAATGAAGccgaggagatgaaggaggaaggTCCCAAGGAGATGAGTCTGGATGAGTGGAAAGCCATGCAGGACAAGGAACGGGCCAAAGTGGAGTTCAACATCCGAAAGGCCAATGAGGGAGCTGACTGGAACAAAGGATTCGTGCTGCACAAGTCTAAGGCAGCG GGCAAGGGCGGAGAACTGATCGATACGGAGGCTGATGACTCGAAG CTTGAAGAGGATCACCACTTCCGAAAACCAGCTAATGACATCACATCCCAGCTGGAGATCAACTTTGGAGACCTAGGCCGTCCAGGCCGTGGACGTGGTGGACCACGTGGTGGCAGAGGGGGACGAGGACGCGGTGGGCCTGACGCTCCAAGGCCAATGCGCGGAGGAAGGACTGATAAG TCATCTGCGTCTGTGCCTAACGTGGACGACCCCGAGGCCTTCCCAGCCCTGGCTTAA
- the serbp1a gene encoding SERPINE1 mRNA binding protein 1a isoform X1 — MPGQMQEGFGCAITNRFDQLFDDESDPFELLKQAETKKKEALAAGPVKTAAQTAKPAKKESQKDRKAPLADKKEEAQAPVPLKKDGPGMRRMGRKPEGDGPRPQGGQGEGRPPTDRRPADRRPPRRFERPAGEAGEKPEGGEFSVEKPVGDRPMRGRGGGRGGRGGRGRGMGRGDGFDSRGKREFDRHSGSDRSSMKGEDKRGGSGSHNWGNVKDELNELDTSNVTEENPEGEEHPPADTENKRENEAEEMKEEGPKEMSLDEWKAMQDKERAKVEFNIRKANEGADWNKGFVLHKSKAAGKGGELIDTEADDSKLEEDHHFRKPANDITSQLEINFGDLGRPGRGRGGPRGGRGGRGRGGPDAPRPMRGGRTDKSSASVPNVDDPEAFPALA; from the exons ATGCCCGGACAAATGCAAGAAGGTTTTGGCTGCGCCATAACCAATAGATTCGACCAGTTATTTGACGATGAGTCGGATCCGTTTGAGCTGCTGAAGCAAGCTGAAACGAAGaagaaggaggctctggctgcTGGTCCCGTCAAGACCGCGGCTCAAACAGCCAAGCCAGCCAAGAAGGAGTCTCAAAAGGACCGGAAGGCTCCACTAGCTGACAAGAAGGAGGAGGCCCAGGCACCTGTTCCTCTCAAGAAAGATG GACCCGGCATGAGGAGAATGGGCCGTAAGCCGGAGGGCGACGGTCCCAGGCCCCAGGGCGGCCAGGGAGAGGGACGACCCCCCACAGACAGACGACCGGCTGACAGGCGGCCACCCCGTCGCTTCGAGAGGCCGGCTGGTGAGGCTGGCGAGAAGCCCGAGGGAGGCGAGTTCTCAGTGGAGAA ACCTGTTGGCGACAGGCCAATGAGAGGACGCGGTGGCGGCAGAGGTGGCCGTGGAGGCCGAGGACGTGGAATGGGTCGCGGCGATGGCTTTGATTCAAGAGGAAAACGTGAATTTGACCGACACAGTGGCAGTGACCGATC TAGTATGAAAGGTGAAGACAAACGTGGTGGAAGTGGATCGCACAACTGGGGAAACGTCAAGGACGAACTCAA TGAACTTGACACATCAAATGTCACTGAAGAAAACCCTGAGGGAGAGGAGCATCCGCCTGCTGACACTGAGAACAA AAGGGAGAATGAAGccgaggagatgaaggaggaaggTCCCAAGGAGATGAGTCTGGATGAGTGGAAAGCCATGCAGGACAAGGAACGGGCCAAAGTGGAGTTCAACATCCGAAAGGCCAATGAGGGAGCTGACTGGAACAAAGGATTCGTGCTGCACAAGTCTAAGGCAGCG GGCAAGGGCGGAGAACTGATCGATACGGAGGCTGATGACTCGAAG CTTGAAGAGGATCACCACTTCCGAAAACCAGCTAATGACATCACATCCCAGCTGGAGATCAACTTTGGAGACCTAGGCCGTCCAGGCCGTGGACGTGGTGGACCACGTGGTGGCAGAGGGGGACGAGGACGCGGTGGGCCTGACGCTCCAAGGCCAATGCGCGGAGGAAGGACTGATAAG TCATCTGCGTCTGTGCCTAACGTGGACGACCCCGAGGCCTTCCCAGCCCTGGCTTAA
- the serbp1a gene encoding SERPINE1 mRNA binding protein 1a isoform X2 → MPGQMQEGFGCAITNRFDQLFDDESDPFELLKQAETKKKEALAAGPVKTAAQTAKPAKKESQKDRKAPLADKKEEAQAPVPLKKDGPGMRRMGRKPEGDGPRPQGGQGEGRPPTDRRPADRRPPRRFERPAGEAGEKPEGGEFSVEKPVGDRPMRGRGGGRGGRGGRGRGMGRGDGFDSRGKREFDRHSGSDRSSMKGEDKRGGSGSHNWGNVKDELNELDTSNVTEENPEGEEHPPADTENKENEAEEMKEEGPKEMSLDEWKAMQDKERAKVEFNIRKANEGADWNKGFVLHKSKAAGKGGELIDTEADDSKLEEDHHFRKPANDITSQLEINFGDLGRPGRGRGGPRGGRGGRGRGGPDAPRPMRGGRTDKSSASVPNVDDPEAFPALA, encoded by the exons ATGCCCGGACAAATGCAAGAAGGTTTTGGCTGCGCCATAACCAATAGATTCGACCAGTTATTTGACGATGAGTCGGATCCGTTTGAGCTGCTGAAGCAAGCTGAAACGAAGaagaaggaggctctggctgcTGGTCCCGTCAAGACCGCGGCTCAAACAGCCAAGCCAGCCAAGAAGGAGTCTCAAAAGGACCGGAAGGCTCCACTAGCTGACAAGAAGGAGGAGGCCCAGGCACCTGTTCCTCTCAAGAAAGATG GACCCGGCATGAGGAGAATGGGCCGTAAGCCGGAGGGCGACGGTCCCAGGCCCCAGGGCGGCCAGGGAGAGGGACGACCCCCCACAGACAGACGACCGGCTGACAGGCGGCCACCCCGTCGCTTCGAGAGGCCGGCTGGTGAGGCTGGCGAGAAGCCCGAGGGAGGCGAGTTCTCAGTGGAGAA ACCTGTTGGCGACAGGCCAATGAGAGGACGCGGTGGCGGCAGAGGTGGCCGTGGAGGCCGAGGACGTGGAATGGGTCGCGGCGATGGCTTTGATTCAAGAGGAAAACGTGAATTTGACCGACACAGTGGCAGTGACCGATC TAGTATGAAAGGTGAAGACAAACGTGGTGGAAGTGGATCGCACAACTGGGGAAACGTCAAGGACGAACTCAA TGAACTTGACACATCAAATGTCACTGAAGAAAACCCTGAGGGAGAGGAGCATCCGCCTGCTGACACTGAGAACAA GGAGAATGAAGccgaggagatgaaggaggaaggTCCCAAGGAGATGAGTCTGGATGAGTGGAAAGCCATGCAGGACAAGGAACGGGCCAAAGTGGAGTTCAACATCCGAAAGGCCAATGAGGGAGCTGACTGGAACAAAGGATTCGTGCTGCACAAGTCTAAGGCAGCG GGCAAGGGCGGAGAACTGATCGATACGGAGGCTGATGACTCGAAG CTTGAAGAGGATCACCACTTCCGAAAACCAGCTAATGACATCACATCCCAGCTGGAGATCAACTTTGGAGACCTAGGCCGTCCAGGCCGTGGACGTGGTGGACCACGTGGTGGCAGAGGGGGACGAGGACGCGGTGGGCCTGACGCTCCAAGGCCAATGCGCGGAGGAAGGACTGATAAG TCATCTGCGTCTGTGCCTAACGTGGACGACCCCGAGGCCTTCCCAGCCCTGGCTTAA
- the serbp1a gene encoding SERPINE1 mRNA binding protein 1a isoform X3, giving the protein MPGQMQEGFGCAITNRFDQLFDDESDPFELLKQAETKKKEALAAGPVKTAAQTAKPAKKESQKDRKAPLADKKEEAQAPVPLKKDGPGMRRMGRKPEGDGPRPQGGQGEGRPPTDRRPADRRPPRRFERPAGEAGEKPEGGEFSVEKPVGDRPMRGRGGGRGGRGGRGRGMGRGDGFDSRGKREFDRHSGSDRSMKGEDKRGGSGSHNWGNVKDELNELDTSNVTEENPEGEEHPPADTENKRENEAEEMKEEGPKEMSLDEWKAMQDKERAKVEFNIRKANEGADWNKGFVLHKSKAAGKGGELIDTEADDSKLEEDHHFRKPANDITSQLEINFGDLGRPGRGRGGPRGGRGGRGRGGPDAPRPMRGGRTDKSSASVPNVDDPEAFPALA; this is encoded by the exons ATGCCCGGACAAATGCAAGAAGGTTTTGGCTGCGCCATAACCAATAGATTCGACCAGTTATTTGACGATGAGTCGGATCCGTTTGAGCTGCTGAAGCAAGCTGAAACGAAGaagaaggaggctctggctgcTGGTCCCGTCAAGACCGCGGCTCAAACAGCCAAGCCAGCCAAGAAGGAGTCTCAAAAGGACCGGAAGGCTCCACTAGCTGACAAGAAGGAGGAGGCCCAGGCACCTGTTCCTCTCAAGAAAGATG GACCCGGCATGAGGAGAATGGGCCGTAAGCCGGAGGGCGACGGTCCCAGGCCCCAGGGCGGCCAGGGAGAGGGACGACCCCCCACAGACAGACGACCGGCTGACAGGCGGCCACCCCGTCGCTTCGAGAGGCCGGCTGGTGAGGCTGGCGAGAAGCCCGAGGGAGGCGAGTTCTCAGTGGAGAA ACCTGTTGGCGACAGGCCAATGAGAGGACGCGGTGGCGGCAGAGGTGGCCGTGGAGGCCGAGGACGTGGAATGGGTCGCGGCGATGGCTTTGATTCAAGAGGAAAACGTGAATTTGACCGACACAGTGGCAGTGACCGATC TATGAAAGGTGAAGACAAACGTGGTGGAAGTGGATCGCACAACTGGGGAAACGTCAAGGACGAACTCAA TGAACTTGACACATCAAATGTCACTGAAGAAAACCCTGAGGGAGAGGAGCATCCGCCTGCTGACACTGAGAACAA AAGGGAGAATGAAGccgaggagatgaaggaggaaggTCCCAAGGAGATGAGTCTGGATGAGTGGAAAGCCATGCAGGACAAGGAACGGGCCAAAGTGGAGTTCAACATCCGAAAGGCCAATGAGGGAGCTGACTGGAACAAAGGATTCGTGCTGCACAAGTCTAAGGCAGCG GGCAAGGGCGGAGAACTGATCGATACGGAGGCTGATGACTCGAAG CTTGAAGAGGATCACCACTTCCGAAAACCAGCTAATGACATCACATCCCAGCTGGAGATCAACTTTGGAGACCTAGGCCGTCCAGGCCGTGGACGTGGTGGACCACGTGGTGGCAGAGGGGGACGAGGACGCGGTGGGCCTGACGCTCCAAGGCCAATGCGCGGAGGAAGGACTGATAAG TCATCTGCGTCTGTGCCTAACGTGGACGACCCCGAGGCCTTCCCAGCCCTGGCTTAA